One segment of Anguilla anguilla isolate fAngAng1 chromosome 1, fAngAng1.pri, whole genome shotgun sequence DNA contains the following:
- the LOC118221129 gene encoding protein L-Myc-1b-like, with protein MLGFSSNASRRDCWDTEHDRLQHYFYDGDDSEEDFYKSTAPSEDIWKKFELVPTPPMSPVRTPDGSASYPSPGDKLEWVSQFLGQDEEQEGQYRIDTKEIFGNLSSIINQDCMWSGFSASQRLEKVVNERLSGSAQTKTPLGVQASAHIGGRSQDSQVVGTLAADCVDPATVFTYPYSNSASCKKQASSGSESRTDSSDDEEIDVVTVESKQKKSRSSSATRGGRKPVTITVRADPHDPEMKHFHISIHQQQHNYAAPSPDSHVEADAHQQPPPTKRAKRQPCWPNQPAGSAPSPAERTAAISAPTANPALDTDCTRMADSAHITDSAHAASVDDDDSAPDSASHAPQTDSPQSSDSEDTDRRRTHNFLERKRRNDLRSRFLALRDQIPGLASSTKTPKVVILTRAVEHLRQLHGAARRGAQERRQLRARQRQLLRRLAELRRT; from the exons ATGCTAGGGTTCAGTTCAAACGCGTCGCGGCGTGACTGCTGGGACACAGAACACGATCGCTTGCAGCACTACTTCTATGACGGCGACGACTCCGAGGAGGATTTCTACAAGTCAACGGCGCCAAGCGAGGATATATGGAAGAAATTCGAACTGGTGCCCACTCCGCCCATGTCCCCTGTCAGGACTCCCGACGGCAGCGCGAGCTACCCGTCGCCCGGGGACAAACTCGAGTGGGTGTCTCAGTTCCTGGGACAGGACGAGGAGCAGGAGGGACAGTACAGGATTGACACCAAAGAGATTTTCGGAAACCTGAGTTCCATTATCAACCAGGACTGCATGTGGAGTGGTTTCTCCGCGAGCCAGCGCCTGGAGAAAGTTGTGAACGAGCGGCTGTCCGGCTCCGCTCAGACGAAGACGCCCCTTGGCGTCCAGGCGAGCGCTCACATTGGCGGCAGGTCGCAAGACTCTCAGGTCGTCGGGACCCTGGCCGCGGACTGTGTGGATCCCGCTACCGTGTTCACCTACCCCTACAGCAACAGCGCCAGCTGTAAGAAGCAGGCGTCCTCCGGGTCGGAGTCCCGCACGGATTCCTCTG ACGATGAGGAGATTGACGTGGTGACGGTGGAgagtaaacagaaaaagagCCGGTCGTCATCGGCGACGAGGGGCGGGCGGAAGCCGGTTACCATCACGGTACGGGCCGACCCTCACGACCCGGAAATGAAGCACTTCCATATCTCCAttcaccagcagcagcacaacTATGCCGCGCCCTCCCCGGACAGCCACGTGGAGGCCGACGCCCACCAACAGCCACCGCCCACAAAGAGGGCCAAACGGCAGCCCTGCTGGCCCAACCAAcccgctggctccgccccctcacccgCGGAGAGGACAGCCGCAATCTCCGCCCCCACAGCTAACCCCGCCCTCGACACGGATTGCACCCGTATGGCTGACTCCGCCCACATCACTGACTCTGCCCACGCGGCCAGTGTGGATGACGACGACTCCGCCCCCGACTCCGCCTCCCACGCCCCCCAGACGGACAGCCCGCAGAGCTCGGACAGCGAGGACACGGACAGGCGCAGGACGCACAACTTCCTGGAGCGGAAGCGGAGGAACGACCTGCGCTCGCGCTTCCTGGCGCTGCGCGACCAGATTCCCGGCCTGGCCTCCAGCACCAAGACGCCCAAGGTGGTCATCCTGACGCGGGCGGTGGAGCACCTGCGCCAGCTGCACGGCGCCGCCCGGCGGGGCGCCCAGGAGAGGCGCCAGCTGAGGGCGCGGCAGCGCCAGCTCCTGCGGCGGCTGGCCGAACTCAGACGCACCTGA
- the LOC118218707 gene encoding piggyBac transposable element-derived protein 4-like: MSVVCGKRLFDEVEATEEDEDRGSESEGCFSSSESVDSLEQDNLNRGMDPLLNMDISVPPDANVACRGPTTPPPANPVVPDSGSLEGNSTAPSESCPGSQERNKRTLRSSKTPNPTGAKRRKCAPKPDSSAKDRWRDASDPDSRQPGRIFRPSRSPGVQLDTHRSYSYLELFQLFFSPGVVRTICANTNRNAARKIAHGLVITWLPLSEAEMYRYLGLLISMALLKAHEVRDHWSQKKLYDSPFCRSVMSQSRFRLIASTLHLSDPDEDAENEAKRGTPEYDGLLAIRPVIDSLKNACKAFYHPRQQLSINERTVAYKAQLSVRRYAKTKPGKWGFKLFVLVDPVNGYTCDFNIYCSESASPTGKGLGYDAVVDLLSVPYLGTGYHVYVDNFHASAALFRDLHRRKFGACGTIRVDGQGFPCSRANDVPKQAARGTGRWLREGELLFLKWVDAREVRICSTIHRADAGDAVERRVRNPGRDNCAVLKMPIPTAVREYNKYVGGVDLADSLINRYNIRQKTAKWYKTLFHHFVDVAIVNAFLLHKELAKLKNARPLTQKCFREELCLQLVDFGVQRETPTTPTTPATPVTPATPATPESPENPAPEDFVIKTEPDACALGPAMHLVTSIVDPATVAPSLKATAGRKYCVHCMASRKYMKTNWRCLTCNVPLCVIADRNCFVDWHERNFGEHPEIKKEEA; this comes from the exons ATGTCAGTTGTGTGCGGGAAAAGGTTGTTCGATGAGGTCGAAGCAACCGAAGAAGACGAAGATAGAGGGTCTGAAAGTGAAGGCTGTTTCTCCAGTTCGGAAAGCGTCGATTCGCTTGAGCAGGACAATCTCAACAGAGGAATGGACCCGCTGTTGAACAT GGACATCTCAGTGCCACCTGATGCAAATGTAGCCTGCAGAGGTCCCACCACACCACCTCCCGCAAACCCTGTGGTCCCTGATTCCGGGAGTTTGGAGGGGAACAGTACGGCCCCCTCTGAGTCGTGTCCTGGAAGTCAGGAGAGAAACAAAAGAACGCTCCGCTCTTCAAAAACTCCAAACCCCACAGGAGCCAAGAGAAGGAAATGCGCCCCCAAACCCGACAGTTCCGCGAAGGATCGATGGAGGGACGCCAGTGACCCAGATTCCAGGCAGCCCGGTCGCATCTTCCGCCCATCCCGGAGTCCCGGCGTCCAGCTGGACACCCACAGGTCGTACAGCTATTTGGAGCTCTTCCAGTTGTTTTTCAGTCCGGGCGTCGTCCGGACGATTTGCGCCAACACGAACAGAAACGCTGCGCGGAAGATAGCGCACGGGCTGGTGATCACCTGGCTGCCGCTGAGCGAGGCCGAGATGTACCGGTACCTGGGCCTCCTCATCAGCATGGCCCTGCTGAAGGCCCACGAGGTGAGGGACCACTGGAGCCAGAAGAAGCTCTACGACTCTCCCTTCTGTCGCTCGGTGATGTCGCAGTCGAGGTTCCGCCTCATCGCCTCCACCCTCCACCTGAGCGACCCGGACGAGGATGCGGAGAACGAGGCGAAGAGAGGCACGCCCGAATACGACGGCCTCCTGGCGATCAGGCCCGTCATCGACAGCCTGAAGAATGCCTGCAAGGCCTTCTATCATCCGCGGCAGCAGCTGTCCATCAACGAGCGTACGGTGGCCTACAAGGCTCAGCTCAGCGTGAGGCGGTACGCAAAGACCAAGCCCGGCAAGTGGGGCTTCAAGCTGTTTGTCCTCGTGGACCCCGTCAACGGCTACACGTGCGACTTCAACATTTACTGCAGCGAGTCGGCCTCCCCCACGGGGAAGGGCCTGGGTTACGATGCCGTCGTGGACCTGCTGAGCGTCCCGTACCTGGGGACGGGGTACCACGTGTACGTGGACAACTTTCACGCGAGCGCCGCCCTGTTCCGGGATCTGCACCGGAGGAAGTTCGGAGCGTGCGGGACCATCCGCGTGGACGGGCAGGGGTTCCCGTGCTCGCGCGCGAACGACGTGCCCAAGCAGGCGGCTCGGGGGACGGGCCGATGGCTCCGGGAGGGCGAGCTGCTCTTCCTGAAGTGGGTGGACGCGCGGGAAGTGAGGATATGCTCCACCATCCACCGGGCCGACGCGGGGGACGCGGTGGAGCGGCGCGTGCGCAACCCGGGGCGCGACAACTGCGCCGTGTTAAAAATGCCCATTCCCACCGCGGTCCGGGAGTACAACAAGTACGTGGGGGGCGTGGACTTGGCCGACTCGCTCATCAACCGCTACAACATCCGGCAGAAAACCGCCAAGTGGTACAAGACCCTGTTCCACCATTTCGTGGACGTGGCGATCGTGAACGCGTTCCTGCTGCACAAGGAGCTGGCGAAGCTGAAGAACGCCAGGCCTCTTACGCAAAAGTGCTTCCGGGAGGAGCTCTGCCTGCAGCTTGTGGACTTCGGGGTTCAGAGAGAAACCCCAACAACCCCAACAACCCCCGCGACCCCCGTGACCCCTGCGACCCCCGCGACCCCCGAATCCCCCGAAAACCCGGCTCCGGAGGATTTCGTCATCAAGACGGAACCGGACGCCTGCGCGCTCGGACCCGCGATGCACCTGGTGACGTCCATCGTCGACCCCGCCACGGTGGCGCCCTCACTGAAGGCCACGGCCGGGCGGAAGTACTGCGTCCACTGCATGGCGTCCAGGAAGTACATGAAGACCAACTGGCGGTGTCTGACGTGCAACGTGCCCCTCTGCGTCATAGCGGACAGGAACTGCTTCGTCGATTGGCACGAGCGGAATTTTGGAGAACACCCGGAGATTAAAAAGGAGGAGGCCTGA